From the Deinococcus aerius genome, one window contains:
- a CDS encoding alginate O-acetyltransferase AlgX-related protein gives MTIPGFLLSSGLLLAGLGAAQEMPARASETPPLQGCAKSSDYDGKGSFELFGKNGFIFESPEFQDTYEFKGAGQLTLLVNAFRARGSELILVPVPSRAIKYAGGLDLTAYPRLDFSSQKFVQSWEQMIASARGTGAHVVDLLPDILAFKPGARGEDFFYPRDHHWTTSGAEKAAEETAELIAGIIKARQWTLPTKKGTLTFTGGSSFTGSYGNRFESVCGQKLPKMTSYQARYEQEDESLLGDEDAVVGIFGDSFGQGFPDSNFGPLLEYKTGLNTVNYSSAGAGPLLSLYGYLADPGVREKLPKFIVVPFMGWLSNNAFDYNQATAALLSCTDRTRLARVDFPAGQEKISFGTLPQTDARKLVHIHTNETTNYLEVRGKYTDGSPMRWENWRVSADYFRGSRNDFYSLASVGRTPLEASIAIDGRKPTAGYAEVCLVDLGNPQGDLPSP, from the coding sequence ATGACTATTCCAGGATTCCTTCTGTCTTCCGGCCTGCTGCTCGCCGGGCTCGGCGCCGCCCAGGAGATGCCCGCCCGGGCCAGCGAGACCCCTCCCCTTCAGGGCTGCGCCAAGTCCAGCGACTACGACGGCAAGGGGAGTTTCGAGCTGTTCGGCAAGAATGGCTTTATCTTCGAGAGCCCCGAGTTTCAGGACACCTATGAGTTCAAGGGCGCGGGCCAGCTCACCCTCCTCGTCAACGCTTTCCGGGCACGGGGTTCTGAACTCATCCTCGTCCCCGTCCCCTCCCGGGCCATCAAGTACGCGGGGGGCCTGGACCTGACCGCTTACCCGCGGCTCGACTTCTCCAGCCAGAAGTTCGTGCAGAGCTGGGAACAGATGATCGCGTCCGCCCGGGGAACGGGCGCCCACGTCGTCGACCTGCTGCCCGACATCCTGGCATTCAAGCCCGGCGCCCGCGGCGAGGATTTCTTCTACCCGCGCGACCACCACTGGACCACCTCGGGCGCGGAGAAGGCGGCCGAGGAGACGGCGGAGCTGATAGCCGGGATCATCAAGGCCCGGCAGTGGACGCTGCCCACCAAGAAGGGAACACTCACCTTTACGGGGGGCAGCTCCTTTACCGGCTCCTACGGCAACCGTTTCGAGAGTGTCTGCGGGCAGAAGCTGCCCAAGATGACGAGCTACCAGGCCCGCTACGAGCAGGAGGACGAGTCCCTGCTGGGCGATGAGGATGCCGTCGTCGGCATCTTCGGGGACAGCTTCGGCCAGGGGTTCCCCGACAGCAACTTCGGTCCCTTGCTGGAATACAAAACCGGGCTGAACACGGTCAACTACTCCTCGGCGGGGGCCGGGCCCTTGCTGTCCCTCTACGGCTACCTGGCCGATCCCGGGGTGAGGGAAAAACTGCCCAAATTCATCGTCGTCCCCTTTATGGGCTGGCTCTCCAACAACGCCTTCGATTACAACCAGGCCACGGCGGCGCTGCTCTCCTGCACCGACAGGACGCGGCTCGCGCGGGTAGACTTTCCCGCCGGGCAGGAGAAGATCAGCTTCGGCACGCTTCCCCAGACGGACGCCAGAAAACTGGTCCACATCCACACGAACGAGACCACCAACTACCTGGAGGTGCGGGGGAAGTACACGGACGGCTCGCCCATGCGCTGGGAGAACTGGCGCGTGTCGGCCGACTACTTCCGGGGCAGCCGCAACGACTTCTACAGCCTGGCCTCGGTCGGGCGGACGCCCCTGGAGGCCTCCATCGCCATCGACGGCCGCAAACCCACGGCGGGCTACGCCGAAGTATGCCTGGTCGATCTGGGGAATCCCCAGGGCGATCTCCCTTCGCCCTAA
- a CDS encoding alginate O-acetyltransferase AlgX-related protein: MTEFARDHVKNDGQRHAVPAVLHWLPGLFLLAVLGAGALLALTSPGARTLPRDQNVRAGEWTAAYEKGLDAGVPWRRPALDLWGGVGYRLFGEAQPGAVVGRDGWLYTSEEFETAPTDAREVRDKLRYVDQVRRELARDGARLVVALIPAKARLYSSHLGGARVPASKTPEYETFRRGLEAEGIVAPDLYAALRRAAAGGSPNLFFRTDTHWTPDGAGVAARTVASRVRSLGLELPAGEFRGARAAPALYPGDLLRYLPGVERAPSTSDWVRARSTERLDGGGGLLGDEGIAVTLVGTSYSAPSSANVWDFAGQLQQALGTEVLNVADQGRGPFLPMRDYLRSPERTSTPPRVVIWEIPERYLRVNYPELDSAGAAPHARETPGTPPAQGAT, translated from the coding sequence GTGACCGAATTCGCGCGGGATCACGTCAAAAACGACGGTCAGAGACACGCCGTTCCCGCGGTGCTCCACTGGCTCCCCGGCCTGTTCCTCCTGGCCGTGCTGGGGGCGGGCGCCCTGCTGGCCCTGACCTCGCCGGGGGCGCGCACCCTGCCCCGGGACCAGAACGTCAGGGCCGGCGAGTGGACCGCCGCCTACGAGAAGGGCCTGGACGCCGGTGTCCCCTGGCGCCGCCCCGCCCTGGACCTGTGGGGCGGCGTGGGATACCGCCTCTTCGGGGAGGCCCAGCCGGGGGCCGTGGTGGGCCGGGACGGCTGGCTGTACACGAGTGAGGAATTCGAGACCGCACCGACCGACGCCCGCGAGGTGCGGGACAAGCTGAGGTACGTGGATCAGGTGCGGCGCGAGTTGGCGCGGGACGGCGCGCGGCTCGTGGTAGCGCTGATTCCGGCCAAGGCCCGGCTGTATTCGTCGCACCTGGGGGGCGCCCGCGTCCCGGCGAGCAAGACCCCGGAGTACGAGACCTTCCGGCGGGGGCTGGAGGCCGAGGGAATCGTCGCCCCCGACCTCTACGCGGCGCTGCGGCGGGCGGCGGCGGGGGGCAGTCCCAACCTGTTCTTCCGCACGGATACCCACTGGACTCCCGATGGGGCGGGCGTGGCGGCCCGGACGGTCGCCTCGCGGGTGCGCTCACTTGGGCTGGAGTTGCCCGCGGGGGAATTCAGGGGGGCGCGGGCGGCCCCGGCACTCTACCCGGGGGACCTGCTGCGCTACCTGCCGGGTGTCGAGCGGGCGCCGTCCACCTCCGACTGGGTCCGGGCACGGTCGACCGAGCGGCTGGACGGCGGCGGCGGCCTACTGGGCGACGAGGGCATCGCCGTCACGCTGGTGGGGACAAGCTACAGCGCGCCGAGTTCGGCCAATGTCTGGGACTTCGCCGGGCAGCTCCAGCAGGCGCTGGGCACCGAGGTCCTCAACGTCGCCGATCAGGGGCGCGGGCCTTTCCTGCCCATGCGCGACTACCTGCGGAGCCCGGAACGCACCTCCACGCCCCCCCGGGTCGTCATCTGGGAGATTCCCGAACGGTACCTGAGGGTCAACTACCCGGAGCTGGACAGTGCCGGAGCCGCCCCACACGCCCGGGAGACTCCCGGCACACCCCCCGCCCAAGGAGCAACATGA
- a CDS encoding MBOAT family O-acyltransferase, whose amino-acid sequence MVFSSNVFLFLFLPAFLVVYYLLPFRWRSGWILVGSYALYGWWRLDFLWLLVGVTLAAYVFALALGRAEGRRRFQILAVAVALNLGALGYFKYANFGVESFNAVVTSLGFAPFAWAPILLPIGLSFFIFHAISYLVDVYRREEPPTHNLLDFAAFIALFPHLIAGPVLKYNLLADQFRHRTHTLEGFSYGATRFMTGFAKKVLIADSIAPLVTAAFNQPNPTLADSWLGALAYTLQLYFDFSGYSDMAIGLAAMMGFKFPENFNHPYISRSITEFWRRWHMSLSSWLREYLYIGLGGNRKGRARTYLNLFLTMVLGGLWHGANWTFLLWGMWHGGLLATERRMKEAGLWRPSPAWLTIPGTMLLVILGWVMFRADNVADAFGMYRGMVGLNGAGLSDTLAWQVRPSELVTMLVAAVLVYVAPVWGERVGDVGSRLLRPRLAVAATTALLPLFVLAILKLSAQSYTPFLYFQF is encoded by the coding sequence GTGGTTTTCAGCAGCAACGTCTTTCTCTTTCTGTTCCTGCCCGCCTTCCTGGTGGTGTATTACCTGCTGCCCTTCCGCTGGCGCTCGGGGTGGATTCTGGTGGGCAGCTACGCCCTGTACGGGTGGTGGCGGCTGGACTTCCTGTGGCTGCTGGTCGGCGTGACCCTGGCCGCGTACGTCTTCGCGCTCGCCCTGGGGCGGGCCGAGGGAAGGCGGCGCTTCCAGATTCTGGCCGTCGCGGTCGCATTGAACCTGGGGGCGCTCGGGTACTTCAAGTACGCGAACTTCGGCGTCGAGAGCTTCAATGCGGTGGTGACCAGCCTGGGTTTCGCCCCCTTCGCCTGGGCGCCCATCCTGCTCCCCATCGGCTTGTCGTTCTTCATCTTCCACGCCATCAGCTACCTGGTGGACGTGTACCGCCGGGAGGAACCGCCCACTCACAACCTGCTGGACTTCGCCGCCTTTATAGCCCTGTTCCCGCACCTGATCGCCGGGCCGGTGCTGAAGTACAACCTGCTCGCCGACCAGTTCCGGCACCGCACCCACACCCTGGAGGGGTTCAGCTACGGGGCCACCCGCTTCATGACCGGCTTTGCCAAGAAGGTCCTGATCGCCGACTCCATCGCCCCGCTCGTCACCGCCGCCTTCAACCAGCCCAACCCCACGCTGGCCGACAGTTGGCTGGGCGCTCTCGCCTACACCCTCCAGCTCTACTTCGACTTCAGCGGGTACTCGGACATGGCAATTGGCTTGGCGGCCATGATGGGCTTCAAGTTCCCCGAGAACTTCAACCACCCCTACATCTCGCGCTCGATCACCGAGTTCTGGCGGCGCTGGCACATGAGCCTGAGTTCCTGGCTGCGCGAGTACCTGTACATCGGCCTGGGCGGCAACCGCAAGGGACGGGCGCGGACCTACCTCAACCTCTTCCTGACGATGGTGCTGGGGGGGCTGTGGCACGGGGCCAACTGGACCTTCCTGCTGTGGGGCATGTGGCACGGCGGCCTGCTCGCCACCGAGCGCCGGATGAAGGAGGCGGGGCTCTGGCGGCCCTCCCCCGCGTGGCTCACCATTCCCGGGACGATGCTCCTGGTGATCCTGGGATGGGTGATGTTCCGGGCGGACAACGTGGCGGACGCCTTCGGGATGTACCGGGGAATGGTGGGGCTCAACGGCGCGGGGCTCTCCGACACGCTGGCCTGGCAGGTGCGGCCCAGCGAACTCGTCACGATGCTCGTCGCCGCCGTGCTGGTCTACGTGGCCCCGGTCTGGGGTGAGCGGGTGGGCGATGTGGGCAGCCGCCTGCTGCGCCCCCGTCTCGCGGTGGCGGCCACCACCGCCCTGCTGCCCCTCTTCGTGCTGGCGATCCTCAAGCTCAGCGCCCAGTCCTACACGCCCTTTCTCTACTTCCAGTTCTGA
- a CDS encoding alginate O-acetyltransferase AlgF, with amino-acid sequence MPRQPLAAMLVMATLSTSAAQQEGLYDPAPPSNSAFVRVAGAPAATLGTRSVVADKGAVSTYVVIPQGDVSVRAGAASQKFRVEAGKFYTVVLHGGKLSLLPDAPADNRAKALLVVYNLSSLPSVDLKTADGKTTVIQGVKPGESGNRAVNGITVDLATFAGPRSLNVMKAVRLERGKAYAIVVTDGGTTLTASTTTR; translated from the coding sequence ATGCCCAGACAGCCTCTCGCGGCCATGCTCGTCATGGCGACGCTCTCCACGTCTGCCGCACAACAGGAGGGGCTGTACGACCCGGCACCCCCCAGCAACAGTGCCTTCGTGCGTGTCGCGGGTGCTCCGGCGGCCACGCTCGGGACCCGCAGCGTGGTGGCGGACAAGGGGGCGGTCAGCACCTATGTGGTGATTCCCCAGGGCGACGTGAGCGTCCGGGCCGGTGCCGCCAGCCAGAAGTTCAGGGTCGAGGCGGGCAAGTTCTACACGGTGGTCCTGCACGGCGGCAAGCTGAGCCTGCTGCCCGACGCCCCCGCCGACAACCGCGCCAAGGCCCTGCTGGTGGTATACAACCTCAGCAGCCTTCCCAGCGTGGACCTGAAAACGGCGGATGGCAAGACCACCGTGATTCAGGGCGTGAAGCCGGGCGAGAGCGGCAACCGGGCCGTGAACGGCATCACCGTGGACCTGGCGACCTTCGCCGGGCCCAGGAGCCTGAACGTGATGAAGGCGGTCCGGCTGGAGCGCGGCAAGGCGTACGCCATCGTGGTGACAGACGGGGGAACCACCCTGACGGCGAGCACGACCACCCGCTAG